The following are encoded together in the Humulus lupulus chromosome 5, drHumLupu1.1, whole genome shotgun sequence genome:
- the LOC133834235 gene encoding Bowman-Birk type proteinase inhibitor-like — protein MAFMKVFLALLLLAVVASTTHARVDFLGLISDNSAPFCPVGPTKCASCTCEVESGNLKCVRRDTRRGACPSTCGNPCICDRSACPLCQCSYEVVGCPRICPTTTSTTVFEDIQLITNSS, from the exons ATGGCGTTCATGAAGGTTTTTCTTGCTCTGCTTTTGTTGGCTGTGGTGGCTTCAACAACTCATGCTCGTGTTGATTTTTTGGGGTTGATTTCGGACAATAGTGCTCCCTTTTGTCCAGttg GACCAACGAAATGTGCTAGCTGTACTTGCGAAGTGGAATCTGGGAATCTTAAGTGCGTTCGTAGAGACACAAGAAGAGGTGCTTGCCCATCAACCTGCGGCAATCCATGCATCTGCGACAGATCAGCCTGTCCACTTTGTCAATGCAGCTACGAGGTCGTAGGATGCCCTAGAATATGCCCAACAACCACTTCGACTACTGTGTTCGAAGATATTCAACTAATCACTAATTCATCTTAG
- the LOC133834236 gene encoding uncharacterized protein LOC133834236, with protein sequence MAFMKVFLALLLLAVVASTTHARVDLLGMISDNNAPFCPIGPTKCASCSCEVESGKLKCVRRDTRRGACPSTCGNPCICDRSACPLCQCSYEVVGCPRICPTTTSTTVFEDIQLITDSS encoded by the exons ATGGCGTTCATGAAGGTTTTTCTTGCTCTGCTTTTGTTGGCTGTGGTGGCTTCAACAACTCATGCTCGTGTTGATCTTTTGGGGATGATTTCGGACAACAATGCTCCCTTTTGTCCAATtg GACCAACGAAATGTGCTAGCTGTAGTTGCGAAGTGGAATCTGGGAAGCTTAAGTGCGTTCGTAGAGACACAAGAAGAGGTGCTTGCCCATCAACCTGCGGCAATCCATGCATCTGCGACAGATCAGCCTGTCCACTTTGTCAATGCAGCTACGAGGTCGTAGGATGCCCTAGAATATGCCCAACAACCACTTCGACTACTGTGTTCGAAGATATTCAACTAATCACTGATTCATCTTAG
- the LOC133777827 gene encoding uncharacterized protein LOC133777827, whose translation MYPIERSMGVYKQYVRNRARPEGSIAEAYVVNEALTFCSMYLRGVETRFNRPERNDDRVESQPNREYSIYKAVGRPFGKKSNMLLNPQLKQKAEWYILNNCAEIKEYLSEHMDELRRRGGLNLEVQQKTDFPQWFKERVNGLHESTPTEVNNELYALANKSSGTVYSYPGMIVNGVKFVTRGRDMKLKTQNCGVMVPSEEGVNYYGI comes from the exons atgtatcccattgaacgttcgatgggagtttataaacaatatgtaagaaatcgtgcacgtcctgaaggttcaatcgcagaagcttacgtggtgaacgaggctttaaccttttgctcaatgtacctgcggggggttgagactcgattcaatcgacctgagaggaatgacgatcgcgttgaatcccaaccaaatcgggaatattctatttataaggctgttggtcgtccatttggtaagaaatcaaatatgctcctcaatccgcagttaaagcaaaaggctgagtggtatatcttgaacaattgtgccgaaattaaggagtaccttag tgagcatatggatgaattaagaagacgggggggcttgaatcttgaagttcaacaaaaaactgattttcctcagtggttcaaagaaaga gtgaacggtttgcatgagtcaacacctactgaagtgaataatgaattgtatgctctcgcaaacaaatcaagcggcaccgtgtattcatatccagggatgatagtgaatggtgtgaaatttgtgactcgtggtcgtgatatgaagcttaaaacacaaaattgcggtgtaatggtgccaagtgaggaaggagtgaactactatgga ATATGA